One window of the Asticcacaulis sp. SL142 genome contains the following:
- a CDS encoding TonB-dependent receptor, whose amino-acid sequence MTTKFRLVQGLSVLALMAGGMAAPLMVQAQTQATATQSYKIAPKDVSSALKDFSKATGLQVMADPALMRGKRSGGVSGSLTAREALTQLLKGTGLSADISGGSVVVRTQGTAPAVQSAVSPATDEVIETVVVRGYASAMLDSLNDKRKNKNISDRVSADDMGNLPVENVAEALAKVPGVNAVRDSRTGEGDRITVRGLSTELNNYTMNGVKMSGAGSRDANFYRGVRLSFLPPEGISGITVHKTILPNMDGDALGGTVEIDTPTAFNYKGTHFGIALQGAVMDKFDNPTSSKAAISFGKKFNDRLGLFVTASYAKRETQFEENGGDGDSQPRTWYSDPETLDADLNDFVFRGMQIATGTTEIERKGINSSLDWRGDDHDFHLRGTYNEYKEKEFSNRLNFRNDTSKNSTRLSQVDKSDTSLISPADAIIGTDSRGNIYSYTTAQIVDRDKDGVITDKDKSTKSLYSLDGGSGTWDPQGFRLRRFWEGSYSTGLLSSLNFGGKSRFGKLTVDYDLSVSTSEDVMDGGYELEFRTDKYGWLGNKGVDVDSSGDSRYPKWVLNEAGLKGVQDPANFNFSGLEAEVSSSTENLKQAQINFTYEFDHEWLRNVKTGGKYYKSEREKFEGSFLDLSRTGTMADFEDFFGTPVDSLFDGQYSGDHRLGVVLDDDRMLSELALANQGKSTFFNGTALNPDDAEISDEDSFQFDEKVTAAYVMGEAQFGQLQVIAGARVETTNNTVIAYTFDAVRGNEYQETTSKFTNVLPSIHATYHIRPDLFLRGAIWTSFARPDIARMSSAREYGYIQDPDGDGKNNPTSEWLLASISQGNPDLKPMEAVNYDVSLEWYRGKSGAYAIAAYYKDIENFLFRSSSSNIRNGTVGENEDPNGVVISMPNNGKKATVQGIEISARQIFDWLPSPLDGFGIGFNGTFQTSEAVTGLSWHPEGYTLPLMETPERVYNLELFYEKYGWEGYIAANHQSEMLSGIQDFGNNPYEQDYTFVDMKIRKDLTKKAKVSLNVQNMFDEHTYWISYGPTEASSRAFIKNGRTISLSFNYVY is encoded by the coding sequence GTGACGACGAAATTCAGACTTGTGCAGGGACTTTCCGTGCTGGCGCTTATGGCTGGGGGTATGGCCGCGCCGCTGATGGTTCAGGCTCAAACCCAGGCCACCGCCACCCAATCCTACAAAATTGCCCCAAAGGACGTGTCCTCGGCGCTTAAGGATTTTTCCAAGGCGACCGGCCTTCAGGTCATGGCCGACCCTGCTCTGATGCGCGGTAAGCGCTCCGGCGGCGTGTCGGGGTCACTGACCGCGCGTGAGGCCCTGACCCAACTGCTGAAGGGTACGGGCTTAAGCGCCGATATCTCCGGCGGTTCGGTGGTGGTGCGCACCCAAGGTACTGCCCCGGCGGTTCAAAGTGCTGTGTCGCCCGCCACGGATGAAGTGATCGAGACGGTCGTGGTGCGCGGTTATGCCTCCGCCATGCTCGATTCCCTCAATGACAAGCGCAAGAACAAGAACATTTCTGACCGCGTCAGCGCCGACGACATGGGCAATCTGCCGGTTGAAAACGTCGCGGAAGCCTTGGCCAAGGTGCCCGGCGTCAATGCGGTGCGCGACAGCCGTACCGGCGAAGGCGACCGCATCACTGTGCGCGGCCTGTCGACTGAACTTAACAACTACACCATGAACGGCGTGAAAATGTCGGGCGCCGGCTCACGCGATGCCAATTTTTACCGCGGTGTGCGCCTAAGTTTCCTGCCGCCCGAAGGCATTTCAGGCATTACGGTTCATAAAACCATCCTGCCAAACATGGACGGCGACGCCCTGGGCGGCACGGTGGAAATCGACACCCCAACGGCCTTTAACTATAAGGGCACCCATTTCGGCATCGCGCTGCAAGGGGCGGTGATGGATAAGTTCGATAACCCGACCTCATCAAAGGCCGCGATCTCGTTTGGCAAGAAATTCAATGACCGTCTGGGCCTGTTTGTGACAGCGTCCTATGCCAAGCGCGAAACCCAGTTTGAGGAAAACGGTGGTGACGGCGACAGCCAGCCGCGTACCTGGTATTCCGATCCGGAAACCCTGGATGCCGATCTGAATGACTTTGTGTTCCGCGGGATGCAGATCGCCACCGGCACGACTGAGATTGAGCGCAAAGGCATCAACTCATCGCTGGACTGGCGCGGGGATGACCATGATTTCCACCTGCGCGGCACCTATAACGAATATAAGGAAAAGGAATTTTCCAACCGCCTGAACTTCCGCAATGATACGTCAAAAAACTCGACCCGCCTGTCTCAAGTCGATAAGTCCGATACCTCGCTGATTTCGCCTGCCGATGCCATCATTGGCACGGATAGTCGCGGCAATATCTATAGCTATACCACCGCGCAGATCGTTGATCGCGACAAGGATGGGGTCATAACCGACAAGGATAAATCAACCAAGTCGCTCTACAGCCTTGATGGCGGCTCCGGCACCTGGGACCCGCAGGGTTTCCGTCTGCGCCGTTTCTGGGAAGGCAGCTATTCGACCGGTCTGTTGAGCTCGCTCAATTTTGGGGGCAAGAGCCGGTTCGGTAAGTTGACCGTCGATTACGACCTGTCGGTATCAACCTCCGAAGATGTCATGGACGGCGGCTATGAGCTTGAGTTCCGTACGGACAAGTATGGCTGGTTGGGCAATAAGGGCGTTGATGTCGATTCCTCCGGTGACAGCCGCTATCCGAAATGGGTGCTTAATGAGGCGGGCCTTAAGGGCGTGCAGGACCCGGCCAACTTCAACTTCTCAGGCCTTGAGGCTGAGGTGTCGTCCTCAACCGAAAACCTGAAGCAGGCGCAGATCAACTTTACCTATGAGTTCGATCACGAATGGCTGCGCAACGTCAAGACCGGCGGTAAATACTATAAGTCCGAGCGTGAAAAGTTCGAGGGCTCGTTCCTTGATCTGTCGCGCACCGGCACCATGGCCGATTTTGAGGATTTCTTCGGCACGCCGGTCGACAGCCTGTTTGATGGTCAATATAGCGGCGATCACCGCTTAGGTGTGGTGCTGGATGATGACCGCATGCTGTCGGAACTGGCTCTGGCCAATCAGGGCAAGAGCACGTTTTTCAATGGTACGGCGCTGAACCCTGACGATGCTGAAATTTCTGACGAAGACAGCTTCCAGTTCGATGAGAAGGTCACGGCCGCCTATGTGATGGGCGAGGCGCAGTTTGGTCAGCTTCAGGTCATCGCCGGCGCGCGGGTCGAGACCACCAACAATACCGTCATCGCCTATACCTTTGATGCGGTGCGCGGCAACGAATATCAGGAAACGACCAGCAAGTTCACCAATGTCCTGCCCTCAATTCATGCCACCTATCATATTCGCCCTGATCTGTTTCTGCGCGGGGCAATCTGGACCAGCTTTGCCCGCCCCGATATCGCCCGCATGAGTTCGGCGCGCGAATATGGCTACATCCAGGATCCTGATGGTGACGGCAAAAACAACCCGACTTCGGAATGGCTGCTGGCGAGCATCAGCCAGGGTAACCCTGATCTGAAGCCAATGGAGGCCGTCAATTACGACGTGTCGCTGGAATGGTATCGCGGCAAGTCTGGTGCCTATGCGATCGCGGCCTATTACAAGGATATCGAGAACTTCCTGTTCCGCTCGTCATCCTCCAATATCCGCAACGGTACGGTCGGTGAAAACGAAGACCCGAACGGCGTCGTCATCTCTATGCCGAACAACGGGAAAAAGGCCACGGTTCAGGGCATCGAGATCAGCGCCCGTCAGATCTTTGACTGGCTGCCATCACCGCTGGATGGTTTTGGTATCGGCTTTAACGGCACCTTCCAGACCTCGGAAGCGGTTACCGGCTTAAGCTGGCATCCGGAAGGCTACACGCTGCCGCTGATGGAGACGCCGGAGCGGGTCTATAACCTTGAACTGTTCTACGAAAAATACGGCTGGGAAGGCTATATCGCCGCCAACCATCAGTCCGAAATGCTCAGCGGCATTCAGGATTTTGGCAACAACCCTTATGAGCAGGACTATACTTTTGTGGACATGAAAATCCGCAAAGACCTGACCAAAAAGGCCAAGGTCAGCCTCAATGTCCAGAATATGTTCGACGAACACACCTACTGGATTTCCTACGGCCCGACCGAAGCGTCCAGCCGCGCGTTCATCAAGAATGGCCGCACGATCTCACTTAGCTTCAACTACGTTTACTAA
- a CDS encoding purple acid phosphatase family protein, translating to MTSSAKYLAARALLTAAGLAISVLATAQTAPAPTVPPLVAATVEPERIILNLTGDPQHEMAITWRSATGSAPGKVQFAVSEPGPNFVARATEVAAKTEALTLDVQEQAGFQATYNSVVLTGLKPATRYVYRVGDGTHWSEWFQFSTAGKAGDKFTFIYLGDAQNNVKEHWSRVLREALREDGKASFMLHAGDLINRHASDREWGEWFSAGGFIHAQTPSIMTPGNHEYGRPIDDTGARLSPQWRAQYTLPENGPEGRAKLKETAFYVDYQGVRVISIDAPLLHGDEAERAAQVQWLDKILANNPNTWTVISLHFPLYSSEPDRDNPRVREALKPLIDKYKVDLLLQGHDHGYARGAAPTARSKQNPKDDATVYVVSVAGPKMYAVSDLAWADRKASQTQLFQVLTVEGKSLNYKAFTANGELYDAFSLTKDAKGRKTRKDLKPATPELWVPGKKPPKNGDLSQ from the coding sequence ATGACCTCATCTGCAAAATATCTGGCGGCGCGGGCCCTGCTGACGGCGGCGGGGCTGGCCATCAGCGTGCTGGCCACGGCACAGACCGCACCGGCGCCCACCGTGCCGCCATTGGTTGCAGCAACCGTTGAGCCGGAACGGATTATCCTCAATCTCACCGGCGACCCGCAGCATGAAATGGCCATCACCTGGCGCTCGGCAACAGGATCGGCTCCGGGCAAGGTGCAGTTTGCGGTCTCGGAACCCGGACCGAACTTTGTCGCCCGCGCAACCGAAGTGGCCGCAAAAACCGAGGCCCTGACGCTGGATGTGCAGGAGCAGGCGGGCTTTCAGGCGACCTATAATTCGGTGGTGCTGACCGGGCTGAAGCCCGCCACCCGCTATGTCTACCGCGTCGGTGATGGCACCCACTGGTCGGAATGGTTCCAGTTTTCAACGGCGGGCAAGGCCGGTGACAAGTTCACCTTCATCTATCTGGGTGACGCCCAGAACAATGTCAAAGAGCACTGGTCGCGAGTATTGCGCGAAGCCCTGCGCGAAGACGGCAAAGCGTCGTTCATGCTCCATGCCGGTGACCTGATCAACCGCCACGCCAGCGACCGCGAATGGGGCGAATGGTTCTCAGCCGGTGGCTTTATCCATGCGCAGACCCCGTCGATCATGACGCCGGGCAATCACGAATATGGCCGCCCGATTGATGATACCGGCGCGCGGTTGTCGCCTCAGTGGCGGGCGCAATATACCCTGCCGGAAAATGGCCCTGAAGGTCGCGCCAAGCTCAAAGAAACGGCATTCTACGTCGATTATCAGGGCGTGCGGGTGATTTCGATTGATGCGCCGCTGCTGCATGGTGATGAAGCCGAGCGGGCCGCACAGGTTCAGTGGCTTGATAAGATTCTGGCCAATAACCCGAATACCTGGACGGTTATCAGCCTGCATTTTCCGCTCTATTCGTCTGAGCCTGATCGCGATAATCCACGCGTGCGTGAAGCCCTTAAGCCGCTGATCGACAAATACAAAGTTGATTTGCTGCTGCAAGGCCATGACCACGGCTATGCGCGCGGGGCCGCTCCCACGGCGCGGTCAAAGCAAAACCCGAAAGACGATGCCACCGTCTATGTGGTCTCGGTCGCCGGGCCTAAGATGTATGCCGTCTCAGATCTTGCGTGGGCCGACCGTAAGGCTTCACAGACCCAGTTGTTTCAGGTTCTGACAGTCGAGGGCAAAAGCCTGAACTATAAGGCCTTCACCGCCAATGGTGAGCTTTATGACGCCTTTTCGCTGACCAAGGACGCCAAGGGTCGCAAGACGCGCAAAGATCTTAAACCGGCAACCCCTGAACTATGGGTGCCGGGCAAAAAACCACCGAAAAATGGCGACCTGTCGCAATAA
- a CDS encoding Lrp/AsnC family transcriptional regulator — translation MNFDTKRLDATDYKILRQLTEDGRMSDVALGERLNLSSTAVARRRKILEESGIISGYTVNLNYKTLGLSIIVIVSIELSSQAEHALNDFEQAVLRSPSMSFCSFVSGDTDFIMILNVASFETYDSIYRRELSTLPHVAKIRSSFVMREVRNLTTPPIIFHG, via the coding sequence ATGAATTTCGACACTAAGCGGCTTGATGCTACAGATTACAAAATCTTGCGACAATTGACCGAAGACGGGCGCATGTCGGATGTCGCCCTGGGTGAGCGACTTAATCTGTCAAGTACAGCGGTGGCCCGTCGCCGTAAAATATTAGAAGAGTCCGGCATAATTTCAGGCTACACGGTCAACCTTAATTACAAAACGCTGGGTCTAAGCATTATTGTGATAGTTTCTATTGAACTGTCTTCTCAGGCAGAACACGCTTTGAATGATTTTGAACAGGCCGTTCTCAGAAGTCCATCCATGTCTTTCTGTAGTTTTGTTTCCGGAGATACCGACTTTATTATGATCCTGAACGTGGCCTCGTTTGAGACCTACGACTCGATCTATCGTCGCGAACTGTCGACCCTGCCCCACGTTGCCAAGATCAGAAGCAGCTTCGTTATGCGCGAAGTCAGAAACCTGACAACTCCGCCGATAATATTTCATGGGTAG